A window of the Vespula vulgaris chromosome 6, iyVesVulg1.1, whole genome shotgun sequence genome harbors these coding sequences:
- the LOC127064443 gene encoding sprouty-related, EVH1 domain-containing protein 3 isoform X2 yields MTEASEDGNYLVRVRAQVMTRDDSSGGWVPLSGGGLANVSVRRRATSVGGLQSNNTNGTSISTSNVTTTTSTTNSLSSTTVNAQGHGSSTSPPSATKRKHEYLIYGKRITDQSVVLSCTIKKDFEYNKVMPTFHHWRTGEKKFGLTFQTAADARAFDKGVRTAVEELLEDGGDEDVFMTLNLPVDPLDPRPSSDTSRGVVRVPNYHSQCSDLLDSYKPIHYIGGSTNKVPLSQHPLTSTADIGSDNYSYVHLTTVNHEYLYPIVDDHKSDRLDRHNTGSSLKKPDIIVSQPSKNTIKRNVRLRCKHCQELYSEQHNPRGSCEYAPDPIRRGIATISCLSCAQCMLYHCMSDAEGDFAQNPCSCSTEEGCGRRWIGLALLSLIVPCLWIYPPLRAVHWCGMSCGMCGGRHHPTE; encoded by the exons ATGACAGAGGCGTCGGAGGA TGGTAACTACTTAGTGAGGGTTCGTGCCCAAGTAATGACAAGAGATGACAGTTCTGGTGGATGGGTTCCTCTAAGCGGTGGTGGATTAGCAAATGTTTCGGTCAGACGTAGAGCAACTTCAGTGGGTGGACTTCAGTCTAATAATACCAATGGTACAAGCATCTCTACTTCGAATGTTACCACTACAACTTCAACCACCAATTCTCTTTCGAGTACAACTGTCAATGCACAGGGTCATGGATCTAGTACTTCTCCACCTAGtgcgacaaaaagaaaacatgaaTATCTTATCTATGGGAAACGTATCACCGATCAGTCG GTTGTTCTTAGTTGTACTATCAAAAAGGATTTTGAATATAACAAGGTAATGCCAACTTTTCATCATTGGCGGacaggagagaaaaaatttggaTTAACATTTCAAACAGCAGCAGATGCAAGAGCATTTGATAAAGGCGTACGTACTGCAGTGGAAGAATTATTGGAAG ATGGTGGTGATGAAGATGTTTTTATG ACCTTAAATCTACCTGTGGATCCTCTAGATCCACGTCCATCTTCGGATACATCTCGTGGAGTAGTTCGTGTACCTAATTACCATTCCCAGTGTTCAGATCTTCTTGATTCATACAAACCGATTCATTACATTGGTGGATCTACCAACAAAGTACCACTATCTCAACATCCTTTAACATCAACTGCAGATATTGGATCTGATAATTACTCCTATGTGCATCTCACAACAGTTAatcatgaatatttatatcccATCGTCGATGATCATAAAAGTGATAGATTAGACAGGCACAATACTGGAAGTTCTTTGAAAAAACCCGACATTATAGTGTCTCAACCTTCAAAAAATACTATTAAACGTAATGTTCGGTTACGATGTAAACATTGCCAAGAATTATATTCTGAGCAGCACAATCCTAGAGGATCTTGCGAGTATGCTCCTGATCCTATTAGACGTGGAATAGCAACAATTTCTTGTTTATCATGTGCTCAGTGTATGCTATATCATTGTATGAGCGATGCTGAAGGTGACTTTGCCCAAAATCCTTGTAG tTGTAGTACAGAAGAAGGATGTGGCAGAAGATGGATTGGTCTGGCATTATTATCACTCATCGTTCCTTGCTTATGGATTTATCCACCACTCAGAGCTGTTCATTGGTGTGGAATGTCGTGCGGAATGTGTGGAGGTCGTCATCATCCTACAGAATAA
- the LOC127064443 gene encoding sprouty-related, EVH1 domain-containing protein 1 isoform X1, with translation MTEASEDGNYLVRVRAQVMTRDDSSGGWVPLSGGGLANVSVRRRATSVGGLQSNNTNGTSISTSNVTTTTSTTNSLSSTTVNAQGHGSSTSPPSATKRKHEYLIYGKRITDQSVVLSCTIKKDFEYNKVMPTFHHWRTGEKKFGLTFQTAADARAFDKGVRTAVEELLEGLAESTLCANSADGGDEDVFMTLNLPVDPLDPRPSSDTSRGVVRVPNYHSQCSDLLDSYKPIHYIGGSTNKVPLSQHPLTSTADIGSDNYSYVHLTTVNHEYLYPIVDDHKSDRLDRHNTGSSLKKPDIIVSQPSKNTIKRNVRLRCKHCQELYSEQHNPRGSCEYAPDPIRRGIATISCLSCAQCMLYHCMSDAEGDFAQNPCSCSTEEGCGRRWIGLALLSLIVPCLWIYPPLRAVHWCGMSCGMCGGRHHPTE, from the exons ATGACAGAGGCGTCGGAGGA TGGTAACTACTTAGTGAGGGTTCGTGCCCAAGTAATGACAAGAGATGACAGTTCTGGTGGATGGGTTCCTCTAAGCGGTGGTGGATTAGCAAATGTTTCGGTCAGACGTAGAGCAACTTCAGTGGGTGGACTTCAGTCTAATAATACCAATGGTACAAGCATCTCTACTTCGAATGTTACCACTACAACTTCAACCACCAATTCTCTTTCGAGTACAACTGTCAATGCACAGGGTCATGGATCTAGTACTTCTCCACCTAGtgcgacaaaaagaaaacatgaaTATCTTATCTATGGGAAACGTATCACCGATCAGTCG GTTGTTCTTAGTTGTACTATCAAAAAGGATTTTGAATATAACAAGGTAATGCCAACTTTTCATCATTGGCGGacaggagagaaaaaatttggaTTAACATTTCAAACAGCAGCAGATGCAAGAGCATTTGATAAAGGCGTACGTACTGCAGTGGAAGAATTATTGGAAG GACTTGCGGAATCTACATTATGCGCCAATTCTGCAGATGGTGGTGATGAAGATGTTTTTATG ACCTTAAATCTACCTGTGGATCCTCTAGATCCACGTCCATCTTCGGATACATCTCGTGGAGTAGTTCGTGTACCTAATTACCATTCCCAGTGTTCAGATCTTCTTGATTCATACAAACCGATTCATTACATTGGTGGATCTACCAACAAAGTACCACTATCTCAACATCCTTTAACATCAACTGCAGATATTGGATCTGATAATTACTCCTATGTGCATCTCACAACAGTTAatcatgaatatttatatcccATCGTCGATGATCATAAAAGTGATAGATTAGACAGGCACAATACTGGAAGTTCTTTGAAAAAACCCGACATTATAGTGTCTCAACCTTCAAAAAATACTATTAAACGTAATGTTCGGTTACGATGTAAACATTGCCAAGAATTATATTCTGAGCAGCACAATCCTAGAGGATCTTGCGAGTATGCTCCTGATCCTATTAGACGTGGAATAGCAACAATTTCTTGTTTATCATGTGCTCAGTGTATGCTATATCATTGTATGAGCGATGCTGAAGGTGACTTTGCCCAAAATCCTTGTAG tTGTAGTACAGAAGAAGGATGTGGCAGAAGATGGATTGGTCTGGCATTATTATCACTCATCGTTCCTTGCTTATGGATTTATCCACCACTCAGAGCTGTTCATTGGTGTGGAATGTCGTGCGGAATGTGTGGAGGTCGTCATCATCCTACAGAATAA
- the LOC127064443 gene encoding sprouty-related, EVH1 domain-containing protein 1 isoform X3 — MTRDDSSGGWVPLSGGGLANVSVRRRATSVGGLQSNNTNGTSISTSNVTTTTSTTNSLSSTTVNAQGHGSSTSPPSATKRKHEYLIYGKRITDQSVVLSCTIKKDFEYNKVMPTFHHWRTGEKKFGLTFQTAADARAFDKGVRTAVEELLEGLAESTLCANSADGGDEDVFMTLNLPVDPLDPRPSSDTSRGVVRVPNYHSQCSDLLDSYKPIHYIGGSTNKVPLSQHPLTSTADIGSDNYSYVHLTTVNHEYLYPIVDDHKSDRLDRHNTGSSLKKPDIIVSQPSKNTIKRNVRLRCKHCQELYSEQHNPRGSCEYAPDPIRRGIATISCLSCAQCMLYHCMSDAEGDFAQNPCSCSTEEGCGRRWIGLALLSLIVPCLWIYPPLRAVHWCGMSCGMCGGRHHPTE; from the exons ATGACAAGAGATGACAGTTCTGGTGGATGGGTTCCTCTAAGCGGTGGTGGATTAGCAAATGTTTCGGTCAGACGTAGAGCAACTTCAGTGGGTGGACTTCAGTCTAATAATACCAATGGTACAAGCATCTCTACTTCGAATGTTACCACTACAACTTCAACCACCAATTCTCTTTCGAGTACAACTGTCAATGCACAGGGTCATGGATCTAGTACTTCTCCACCTAGtgcgacaaaaagaaaacatgaaTATCTTATCTATGGGAAACGTATCACCGATCAGTCG GTTGTTCTTAGTTGTACTATCAAAAAGGATTTTGAATATAACAAGGTAATGCCAACTTTTCATCATTGGCGGacaggagagaaaaaatttggaTTAACATTTCAAACAGCAGCAGATGCAAGAGCATTTGATAAAGGCGTACGTACTGCAGTGGAAGAATTATTGGAAG GACTTGCGGAATCTACATTATGCGCCAATTCTGCAGATGGTGGTGATGAAGATGTTTTTATG ACCTTAAATCTACCTGTGGATCCTCTAGATCCACGTCCATCTTCGGATACATCTCGTGGAGTAGTTCGTGTACCTAATTACCATTCCCAGTGTTCAGATCTTCTTGATTCATACAAACCGATTCATTACATTGGTGGATCTACCAACAAAGTACCACTATCTCAACATCCTTTAACATCAACTGCAGATATTGGATCTGATAATTACTCCTATGTGCATCTCACAACAGTTAatcatgaatatttatatcccATCGTCGATGATCATAAAAGTGATAGATTAGACAGGCACAATACTGGAAGTTCTTTGAAAAAACCCGACATTATAGTGTCTCAACCTTCAAAAAATACTATTAAACGTAATGTTCGGTTACGATGTAAACATTGCCAAGAATTATATTCTGAGCAGCACAATCCTAGAGGATCTTGCGAGTATGCTCCTGATCCTATTAGACGTGGAATAGCAACAATTTCTTGTTTATCATGTGCTCAGTGTATGCTATATCATTGTATGAGCGATGCTGAAGGTGACTTTGCCCAAAATCCTTGTAG tTGTAGTACAGAAGAAGGATGTGGCAGAAGATGGATTGGTCTGGCATTATTATCACTCATCGTTCCTTGCTTATGGATTTATCCACCACTCAGAGCTGTTCATTGGTGTGGAATGTCGTGCGGAATGTGTGGAGGTCGTCATCATCCTACAGAATAA